A genomic region of Dunckerocampus dactyliophorus isolate RoL2022-P2 chromosome 8, RoL_Ddac_1.1, whole genome shotgun sequence contains the following coding sequences:
- the LOC129186528 gene encoding retinol dehydrogenase 10-B-like isoform X1, whose translation MIIIVDLVLMLIDLTYAILAAVVQTFLRPRLKSIDGELCLITGAGGALGRLFAVEFAKEGARLVLWDCNAAANERTAQLAREHGVQVHAYTVDLSRRESIYQAAERVRSEVGDVSMLVNNAGVVAGRRLLDCPDELLERTLLVNCHALFWMTKAFLPQMKAKNHGHIVTVASALGLFSTACVEVRLVNVAASAPRCLGNSTDYCASKFGAVGFHESLTHELLAEELDGIKTTLVCPYIVDTGMFAGCEIRKELRSLIPPLEPLYTVQQSMTAILAEQQMICIPRLMYIPFLTRALLPWEANVATYRFMGGDKCMLPFINNVEQRTSNGYIKSS comes from the exons ATGATCATCATCGTGGACCTGGTGCTGATGCTCATCGACCTGACCTACGCCATCCTGGCCGCCGTGGTGCAAACTTTCCTCCGGCCGCGGCTGAAGAGCATCGACGGGGAGCTGTGCCTCATCACCGGGGCAGGGGGTGCCTTGGGCCGCCTGTTCGCTGTAGAGTTCGCCAAAGAGGGGGCGCGGCTGGTGCTGTGGGACTGCAACGCGGCCGCCAACGAGCGCACCGCCCAGCTGGCGAGGGAGCACGGCGTCCAGGTGCACGCCTACACGGTGGACCTGTCCCGCCGGGAAAGCATCTACCAGGCTGCGGAGCGAGTGAGGTCGGAGGTGGGCGACGTGTCCATGCTGGTGAACAACGCAGGGGTGGTGGCCGGGAGGAGGCTGCTGGACTGCCCGGATGAGCTTTTGGAGCGCACCCTGCTCGTCAATTGCCACGCCTTGTTTTGG ATGACCAAGGCCTTCCTACCTCAGATGAAAGCAAAGAACCACGGTCACATCGTAACTGTCGCCAGCGCCCTTGGCCTCTTCAGCACTGCATGTGTGGAGGTGAGACTTGTAAACG TGGCGGCGTCTGCTCCCAGATGCCTAGGAAACAGCACA GATTACTGTGCCAGTAAATTTGGGGCAGTTGGTTTCCATGAGTCCCTGACGCACGAGTTGCTAGCAGAGGAGCTGGATGGAATTAAAACCACTCTCGTCTGCCCGTATATTGTGGACACTGGGATGTTTGCAGGCTGTGAGATAAG GAAAGAGCTTCGCAGTCTCATTCCACCGTTGGAGCCTTTGTACACGGTTCAGCAGTCCATGACGGCCATTTTAGCTGAACAGCAAATGATCTGCATCCCTCGCCTTATGTACATCCCATTTCTGACGAGAGC TTTGCTACCATGGGAAGCAAATGTCGCCACGTATCGCTTCATGGGCGGGGATAAATGCATGTTGCCCTTCATCAACAATGTTGAACAGAGGACATCTAACGGCTATATCAAGTCTTCCTGA
- the LOC129186528 gene encoding retinol dehydrogenase 10-B-like isoform X2 has protein sequence MIIIVDLVLMLIDLTYAILAAVVQTFLRPRLKSIDGELCLITGAGGALGRLFAVEFAKEGARLVLWDCNAAANERTAQLAREHGVQVHAYTVDLSRRESIYQAAERVRSEVGDVSMLVNNAGVVAGRRLLDCPDELLERTLLVNCHALFWMTKAFLPQMKAKNHGHIVTVASALGLFSTACVEDYCASKFGAVGFHESLTHELLAEELDGIKTTLVCPYIVDTGMFAGCEIRKELRSLIPPLEPLYTVQQSMTAILAEQQMICIPRLMYIPFLTRALLPWEANVATYRFMGGDKCMLPFINNVEQRTSNGYIKSS, from the exons ATGATCATCATCGTGGACCTGGTGCTGATGCTCATCGACCTGACCTACGCCATCCTGGCCGCCGTGGTGCAAACTTTCCTCCGGCCGCGGCTGAAGAGCATCGACGGGGAGCTGTGCCTCATCACCGGGGCAGGGGGTGCCTTGGGCCGCCTGTTCGCTGTAGAGTTCGCCAAAGAGGGGGCGCGGCTGGTGCTGTGGGACTGCAACGCGGCCGCCAACGAGCGCACCGCCCAGCTGGCGAGGGAGCACGGCGTCCAGGTGCACGCCTACACGGTGGACCTGTCCCGCCGGGAAAGCATCTACCAGGCTGCGGAGCGAGTGAGGTCGGAGGTGGGCGACGTGTCCATGCTGGTGAACAACGCAGGGGTGGTGGCCGGGAGGAGGCTGCTGGACTGCCCGGATGAGCTTTTGGAGCGCACCCTGCTCGTCAATTGCCACGCCTTGTTTTGG ATGACCAAGGCCTTCCTACCTCAGATGAAAGCAAAGAACCACGGTCACATCGTAACTGTCGCCAGCGCCCTTGGCCTCTTCAGCACTGCATGTGTGGAG GATTACTGTGCCAGTAAATTTGGGGCAGTTGGTTTCCATGAGTCCCTGACGCACGAGTTGCTAGCAGAGGAGCTGGATGGAATTAAAACCACTCTCGTCTGCCCGTATATTGTGGACACTGGGATGTTTGCAGGCTGTGAGATAAG GAAAGAGCTTCGCAGTCTCATTCCACCGTTGGAGCCTTTGTACACGGTTCAGCAGTCCATGACGGCCATTTTAGCTGAACAGCAAATGATCTGCATCCCTCGCCTTATGTACATCCCATTTCTGACGAGAGC TTTGCTACCATGGGAAGCAAATGTCGCCACGTATCGCTTCATGGGCGGGGATAAATGCATGTTGCCCTTCATCAACAATGTTGAACAGAGGACATCTAACGGCTATATCAAGTCTTCCTGA